A single region of the Hirundo rustica isolate bHirRus1 chromosome 39 unlocalized genomic scaffold, bHirRus1.pri.v3 SUPER_39_unloc_5, whole genome shotgun sequence genome encodes:
- the SAE1 gene encoding SUMO-activating enzyme subunit 1, which translates to MVEKDESSPGGISEEEAAQYDRQIRLWGLEAQKRLRASRVLLVGLRGLGAEVAKNLILAGVRGLTLLDHQQVSPEDSRAQFLIPVGSQGRNRAEASLERAQSLNPMVEVKADPESVESKPHEFFTQFDAVCLTCCSRESMVRINQICHKNGIKFFTGDVFGYHGYMFADLGDHEFVEEKPKVAKVSTGVEDGPEAKRARLEPAETTMVKKRLEFCQLRDALAVEWRGEKATAALRRTAPDYFLLQVLLRFRTETGRDPCPRSGAEDSQRLLRLRREVLEALGVGSHLLPEHFHSFCFSEMA; encoded by the exons ATGGTGGAGAAGGATGAATCCAGCCCCGGCGGCATCAGCGAGGAGGAGGCGGCCCAGTACGACCGGCAGATCCGGCTCTGGGGGCTCGAGGCCCAGAAACG GTTACGGGCGTCGcgggtgctgctggtggggctgCGTGGGCTGGGGGCCGAGGTGGCCAAAAACCTCATCCTGGCCGGGGTCAGGGGCCTCACCCTGCTGGACCACCAACAG gtgtcccccgaGGACAGCCGAGCCCAGTTCCTGATCCCGGTGGGCTCCCAGGGCCGGAACCGCGCCGAGGCCTCGCTGGAGCGGGCGCAGAGCCTCAACCCCATGGTGGAGGTCAAGGCCGACCCCGAGAGCGTGGAGAGCAAACCCCACGAGTTCTTCACGCAGTTCGACGCG GTGTGCCTCACCTGCTGCTCCCGGGAATCCATGGTGAGGATCAACCAGATCTGCCACAAAAACGGGATCAAGTTCTTCACCGGCGACGTGTTCGGCTACCACGGCTACATGTTCGCAGACCTGGGCGACCACGAGTTCGTGGA ggagAAGCCCAAGGTGGCCAAGGTGAGCACAGGGGTGGAGGATGGACCCGAGGCCAAACGGGCCCGGCTGGAGCCGGCCGAGACCACCATGGTCAAAAAG CGCCTGGAATTCTGCCAGCTGCGGGACGCCCTGGCCGTGGAGTGGCGCGGGGAGAAGGCGACGGCGGCGCTGCGACGCACGGCCCCCGACTACTTCCTGCTCCAAG tgctgctgcgGTTCCGCACAGAGACCGGCCGGGATCCGTGTCCCCGCAGCGGCGCCGAGGACTCGCAGCGGCTGCTCCGGCTCCGCCGGGAGGTGCTGGAGGCGCTGGGGGTGGGCTCGCACCTGCTGCCCGAGCACTTCCACAG CTTCTGCTTCTCGGAGATGGCC